One Pseudorhodoplanes sinuspersici DNA segment encodes these proteins:
- a CDS encoding cytochrome b, with protein MIQRTHVDHAQGLNPQPFDLLLHQIHALCGWTILGLVGIRILLRCFWGAPVLLETMPLWQRKAATINHAFLYGVLIALPATGTAAMYVTQAAVPFHRALVYFGVALVAIHVAAAVAHGVAGAGIFRRMLPNWLAPRDV; from the coding sequence GTGATTCAACGAACTCACGTCGATCACGCGCAGGGCTTAAATCCGCAGCCGTTTGACCTTCTGCTTCACCAAATCCATGCTCTCTGCGGTTGGACAATTCTGGGACTTGTGGGCATTAGAATCTTGCTGCGTTGTTTTTGGGGAGCACCGGTTTTGTTGGAGACAATGCCGCTGTGGCAGCGGAAGGCGGCAACCATCAACCATGCGTTTCTCTACGGAGTGTTGATTGCCTTGCCTGCTACAGGAACGGCGGCGATGTATGTTACGCAGGCTGCGGTTCCGTTTCACCGGGCACTCGTCTATTTCGGTGTTGCGCTGGTCGCAATTCATGTTGCGGCAGCAGTGGCGCACGGTGTTGCGGGGGCCGGAATCTTCAGGCGAATGTTGCCGAATTGGCTTGCACCCAGGGATGTCTAA
- a CDS encoding cytochrome b — translation MLKASRPNQERWSTEIIVLHWLTAVCVIVLVVVGWELGAHAAHIGQRTMLLQWHASLGVALLAVLLVRILVRLVSKRPLSFGESQLRHRSALAVQVALYLAMIALVFTGVVAAAPRPFGPAVHLFGIWPLPRISGLPLIVMQNIRSIHAALVWFMIGLVGMHVMAAVYGTFVRGDWTLLRMVPWGRRPRKKSLEIEGDG, via the coding sequence ATGTTGAAAGCTAGTCGACCGAACCAGGAACGCTGGAGCACGGAGATCATCGTGCTTCACTGGCTAACGGCTGTTTGCGTGATAGTTTTGGTTGTGGTCGGATGGGAACTTGGGGCTCATGCTGCGCATATTGGGCAGCGGACGATGCTATTGCAGTGGCACGCCTCACTCGGTGTCGCCTTGCTTGCGGTGCTGCTCGTCCGAATTCTCGTTCGTCTCGTCAGCAAACGCCCGTTGTCGTTCGGAGAGAGCCAGCTTCGTCACCGAAGTGCACTAGCTGTTCAGGTGGCGCTTTACCTTGCGATGATAGCGCTTGTCTTCACAGGTGTTGTCGCCGCTGCGCCACGGCCGTTCGGGCCCGCAGTCCATCTATTTGGTATTTGGCCGTTGCCCCGAATCTCGGGTCTTCCGCTGATAGTGATGCAGAATATCCGCAGCATCCACGCAGCATTGGTTTGGTTTATGATCGGACTCGTTGGAATGCACGTTATGGCGGCAGTCTATGGCACATTCGTTAGAGGAGACTGGACGCTCCTTCGCATGGTCCCATGGGGTCGGAGGCCCAGAAAGAAATCTTTAGAAATTGAGGGCGACGGCTGA
- a CDS encoding multicopper oxidase family protein, with protein MQHLSRRQFLASTAAAGVIGATPSLLIPTSTAQANPATTIRVDTRVIEVNGRPATVFGLTQLDGTHGFITRAGEQFRVKLENRLNEETLIHWHGLTPPWQQDGVPNLSQPPLGSGGTYDYDFPLARPGTNWMHSHHGLQEQRLMAALLIVRDPAEANADVQEVIVLLHDFTFRNPDEILTELRGGGHGAAGRDTAQGGAGRGGMDHSAMGHGATATPGASAVHLNDVDYDAFLANDRTLDDPNVFHVERGGRVRLRLINGATATNFWLDLDRLEGRLVAVDGMPVEPLISRRFEFASGQRLDIVLDIPRSVGAWPIFAVREGERKRTGFILATKDGSISKIPAEASEPVAPVGLALEGRLRALRPLANRPVNRRHTVTITEAPGYVWMLNGAVHGAHAPLEVREGERVEVTFVDQTTMAHPMHLHGHHFQVVAIDGKRLSGALRDTVLVPARGRVTVAFDATNPGKWALHCHHLYHMAAGMMTTVEYAA; from the coding sequence ATGCAACATCTATCACGTCGCCAGTTTCTGGCATCCACCGCTGCTGCGGGCGTCATTGGCGCAACTCCGTCTCTGTTGATCCCCACAAGCACGGCCCAGGCAAACCCGGCCACGACGATCCGCGTCGACACGCGGGTCATCGAAGTGAACGGGCGCCCAGCCACCGTTTTCGGCCTAACGCAGCTGGACGGTACACACGGCTTCATCACGAGGGCGGGCGAGCAATTCCGAGTCAAACTCGAGAACCGGCTCAACGAAGAGACCCTGATCCATTGGCACGGTCTTACTCCGCCCTGGCAACAAGACGGGGTGCCAAACCTGTCACAGCCTCCGCTCGGCTCTGGCGGCACCTATGACTACGACTTCCCGCTGGCGCGACCGGGAACGAACTGGATGCATTCGCACCATGGCCTTCAGGAGCAGCGCCTGATGGCTGCGCTGCTGATCGTCCGCGATCCGGCCGAGGCCAATGCGGACGTTCAGGAAGTTATTGTGCTGCTCCACGACTTCACCTTCCGGAACCCTGACGAGATTCTGACCGAGCTTCGGGGCGGCGGGCACGGCGCCGCAGGTCGAGACACGGCCCAAGGAGGTGCTGGCCGTGGCGGGATGGACCATAGTGCGATGGGACACGGCGCGACCGCGACACCCGGTGCCAGCGCCGTTCATCTGAACGACGTCGATTACGACGCCTTCCTTGCGAACGATCGGACTCTCGATGACCCGAACGTATTCCACGTTGAGCGTGGCGGGCGGGTACGCCTGCGCCTAATAAACGGGGCGACTGCGACCAACTTTTGGCTCGACTTGGACAGGCTGGAAGGCCGACTCGTTGCGGTCGATGGCATGCCCGTCGAGCCGCTTATCTCTCGGCGCTTTGAGTTCGCGAGCGGCCAGCGGCTCGACATTGTCCTGGATATCCCTCGCAGCGTCGGCGCTTGGCCGATCTTTGCCGTGCGCGAAGGCGAGCGGAAGCGCACCGGATTCATCCTTGCCACAAAGGACGGTTCGATCAGCAAGATTCCTGCCGAGGCCAGCGAGCCCGTCGCTCCGGTCGGCCTCGCCCTAGAAGGGCGTCTCAGAGCGTTGCGGCCTCTGGCGAATCGTCCGGTCAACCGGAGGCATACGGTCACCATCACCGAGGCTCCGGGCTACGTCTGGATGCTCAACGGCGCAGTGCATGGCGCGCACGCACCGCTGGAGGTCCGGGAGGGTGAGCGCGTCGAGGTAACCTTTGTCGACCAGACGACGATGGCGCATCCCATGCACCTGCACGGACACCACTTCCAGGTCGTGGCCATCGACGGCAAACGACTGAGCGGCGCTTTGCGGGATACGGTCTTAGTTCCTGCGCGCGGCCGCGTGACAGTCGCCTTCGATGCGACCAATCCCGGCAAGTGGGCGCTGCATTGTCACCATTTGTATCACATGGCGGCCGGCATGATGACGACCGTCGAGTATGCGGCCTGA